Proteins encoded in a region of the Anopheles ziemanni chromosome 2, idAnoZiCoDA_A2_x.2, whole genome shotgun sequence genome:
- the LOC131294905 gene encoding FK506-binding protein 2: MLSKLIILSCLVAVAICESKLKVEVVSVPEGCTTKSKNGDMLTMHYTGKLTDGTKFDSSFDRDQPFTFQLGAGQVIKGWDQGLTDMCVGEKRKLTIPPELGYGDRGAGNVIPGGATLVFDVELINIGDSPPTTNVFKEIDENKDMQLSREEVSEYLKKQMVAADGGQESEDIKNMIAEHDKLVEEIFQHEDKDKNGYISHDEFSGPKHDEL; this comes from the exons ATGCTCTCGAAACTTATCATCCTGTCGTGCCTGGTGGCGGTGGCCATCTGCGAGTCCAAGCTGAAGGTGGAAGTCGTGAGCGTGCCGGAGGGCTGCACCACCAAGTCAAAGAATGGTGACATGCTAACGATGCACTACACCGGCAAGCTGACCGATGGCACCAAGTTCGACTCGAG CTTCGACCGTGACCAGCCTTTCACCTTCCAGCTTGGAGCCGGACAAGTCATCAAGGGTTGGGACCAGGGATTGACAGACATGTGCGTCG GTGAGAAACGCAAGCTAACCATCCCGCCAGAGCTCGGTTATGGAGATCGGGGAGCCGGAAATGTCATTCCCGGCGGTGCCACGCTGGTGTTCGACGTCGAGCTGATCAACATCGGTGATTCGCCCCCGACGACCAACGTGTTCAAGGAGATCGACGAGAACAAGGACATGCAGCTGAGCCGCGAGGAGGTCAGCGAGTACCTGAAGAAGCAGATGGTGGCCGCCGACGGTGGTCAGGAGTCGGAGGACATCAAGAATATGATCGCCGAGCACGACAAGCTGGTGGAGGAGATCTTCCAGCACGAGGACAAGGACAAGAACGGCTACATCTCGCACGACGAGTTCTCCGGCCCGAAGCATGACGAGCTGTAG